One Hordeum vulgare subsp. vulgare chromosome 4H, MorexV3_pseudomolecules_assembly, whole genome shotgun sequence DNA window includes the following coding sequences:
- the LOC123449961 gene encoding transcription factor BHLH6-like, which yields MEPDMDVSFDFSWEALVLELGDANNMYLPAEDSLSGLYDDSTSSPDGATSRPTTKATTSLERKNIINERRRRRTLNEKLYAIRRVVPNITKMDKASIIQDAIAYIEELQEQERQILAALRTDGSTAVVKAEDAASTGSNGVDHGAGSSPGKKMRRTTSASSINGALCSGATQPVQILELEVTQVAEELIMVNMRHGNAHEAIAKVCEALESLCLKVISTSITAVASGIVHNLVVETEGLHGAQTIKEMIQTHSAILM from the exons ATGGAGCCCGACATGGACGTGAGCTTCGATTTCTCTTGGGAGGCCCTGGTGCTCGAGCTCGGCGACGCAAATAA CATGTACCTGCCGGCCGAGGACTCTCTCTCCGGCCTGTACGACGACTCGACGAGCTCGCCGGACGGCGCCACCTCGCGGCCGACGACCAAGGCAACAACCAGCTTGGAGAGAAAGAACATCATCAACGAGAGGCGGCGGCGCCGGACGCTCAACGAGAAGCTCTACGCCATCCGCCGTGTCGTTCCAAACATCACCAAG ATGGACAAGGCGTCCATCATCCAGGACGCCATCGCCTACATCGAGGAGCTGCAGGAGCAGGAGCGCCAAATCCTTGCCGCCCTCAGAACCGACGGCTCCACCGCCGTGGTCAAGGCCGAGGACGCCGCCTCGACCGGCAGCAACGGAGTGGACCATGGCGCGGGCTCCTCGCcggggaagaagatgaggaggactACCTCTGCCTCCTCCATTAACGGCGCCTTGTGTTCCGGTGCCACCCAACCGGTTCAAATCCTCGAG TTGGAGGTGACGCAGGTAGCAGAGGAGTTGATAATGGTGAACATGAGACAtggcaatgcccacgaggccattGCAAAGGTGTGCGAGGCACTTGAGTCGCTCTGTCTTAAGGTCATCTCGACAAGCATCACCGCCGTGGCTAGTGGCATCGTCCACAACTTGGTCGTTGAG ACGGAAGGATTGCATGGTGCTCAAACAATCAAGGAGATGATACAAACTCACTCAGCCATCTTGATGTGA